A genomic region of Xanthomonas campestris pv. phormiicola contains the following coding sequences:
- a CDS encoding fructose-specific PTS transporter subunit EIIC — translation MNPIFVVIVAGERSTEAVLAAEALRHAASARGAVVHAEVRTPQGVIAPLDLAAAGSGYPLLLVGDGDADAARFAGAAPRRASLDAVLDDADGVLAPLLAAADAAPTPSASAATQAGGRKRIVAVTSCPTGIAHTFMAAEGLQQAAKTLGHQIRVETQGSVGAQDTLSDAEIADADLVLIAADREVDLSRFGGKRLFKSGTKPAINDGPGLIRKALAEAGVHAVSGNGAAAASSERGKSAGPYKHLMTGVSFMLPFVTAGGLLIALAFALGGIYAFDDAHKGTLAWSLFQIGAKAGFTLMVPALAGYIAYSIADRPGIAPGMIGGMVAANLGAGFLGGIFAGFIAGYGVAALNRAIKLPRTLEGLKPVLILPVLGTLLVGLTMLYVVGQPVAEALAWLTDWLRGMQGSSAVLLGLLLGAMMAFDMGGPVNKAAYAFSTGLIASQVYTPMAAAMVAGMTPPLGIALATWVFRNRFTREERGTSAATGVLGLAFVTEGAIPYAARDPLRTIPALMLGSALAGAISMAAGAELKVPHGGVFVLPIPNAVTHLGMYLIALLAGTVLTALALRVLKKPVAE, via the coding sequence ATGAATCCTATCTTCGTGGTGATCGTCGCCGGCGAGCGCAGCACCGAAGCCGTCCTCGCCGCCGAAGCCCTGCGCCATGCGGCCAGCGCGCGCGGCGCGGTCGTGCATGCCGAGGTGCGTACGCCGCAGGGCGTGATCGCGCCGCTGGACCTGGCCGCGGCCGGCAGCGGCTATCCGCTGCTGCTGGTCGGCGACGGCGATGCCGATGCGGCACGCTTCGCCGGCGCCGCGCCGCGGCGCGCCAGCCTGGATGCGGTGCTCGACGATGCCGACGGCGTGCTCGCGCCGCTGCTGGCCGCGGCCGATGCCGCGCCGACACCTAGCGCCAGCGCTGCCACGCAAGCAGGGGGTCGCAAGCGCATCGTCGCCGTGACCTCCTGCCCCACCGGCATCGCCCACACCTTCATGGCCGCCGAAGGCCTGCAGCAGGCGGCCAAGACCCTGGGTCACCAGATCCGGGTCGAAACGCAGGGCTCGGTCGGCGCGCAGGACACGCTCAGCGACGCCGAAATCGCCGACGCCGACCTGGTGCTGATCGCCGCCGACCGCGAAGTGGACCTGTCCCGCTTCGGCGGCAAGCGCCTGTTCAAGAGCGGCACCAAGCCGGCGATCAACGACGGCCCCGGGCTGATCCGCAAGGCGCTGGCCGAGGCCGGCGTGCACGCGGTCAGCGGCAACGGCGCCGCAGCGGCGAGCAGCGAACGCGGCAAGTCCGCCGGCCCGTACAAGCACCTGATGACCGGCGTGTCGTTCATGCTGCCGTTCGTCACCGCCGGCGGCCTGCTGATCGCGCTGGCGTTCGCGCTGGGCGGCATCTACGCCTTCGACGACGCGCACAAGGGCACCCTGGCCTGGTCGCTGTTCCAGATCGGCGCCAAGGCCGGTTTCACCCTGATGGTGCCGGCGCTGGCCGGCTACATCGCCTACTCCATCGCCGACCGCCCCGGCATCGCCCCCGGCATGATCGGCGGCATGGTCGCAGCCAACCTCGGCGCCGGCTTCCTCGGCGGCATCTTCGCCGGCTTCATCGCCGGCTACGGCGTGGCCGCGCTGAACCGCGCGATCAAGCTGCCGCGCACGCTGGAAGGGCTCAAGCCGGTGCTGATCCTGCCGGTGCTGGGCACCCTGCTGGTCGGCCTGACCATGCTGTACGTGGTCGGCCAGCCGGTCGCCGAAGCGCTGGCCTGGCTCACCGACTGGCTGCGCGGCATGCAGGGCAGCAGCGCGGTGCTGCTGGGCCTGCTGCTGGGCGCGATGATGGCCTTCGACATGGGCGGGCCGGTCAACAAGGCCGCCTATGCGTTCTCCACCGGCCTGATCGCCAGCCAGGTGTACACGCCGATGGCCGCGGCGATGGTCGCCGGCATGACCCCGCCGCTGGGCATCGCCCTGGCCACCTGGGTGTTCCGCAACCGCTTCACCCGCGAGGAGCGCGGCACCAGCGCCGCCACCGGCGTGCTCGGCCTGGCCTTCGTCACCGAAGGCGCGATCCCGTATGCGGCGCGCGACCCGCTGCGCACCATCCCGGCGCTGATGCTGGGCTCGGCGCTGGCCGGCGCGATCTCGATGGCCGCCGGCGCCGAACTGAAGGTCCCGCACGGCGGCGTGTTCGTGCTGCCGATCCCCAACGCGGTGACCCATCTGGGCATGTACCTGATCGCCCTGCTCGCCGGCACCGTGCTGACCGCGCTGGCGCTGCGCGTGCTGAAGAAGCCGGTCGCCGAATAA
- the ptsP gene encoding phosphoenolpyruvate--protein phosphotransferase, whose amino-acid sequence MPRVTQTNPPVLVASELVRVNVQVRDKADAIAQAAQLLVAAGCVPPAYAASMLRREALANTFLGHGVAIPHCTGEDRHLVQRDGIAVLQIRDGVEWNPGQTTHLVVAIAAQSDTHITLLRRLTRLIQDQPRLDALFASDDPQAIVDALSQDAAVAASGAPVADLGERFDWTVTYPTGLHARPATRWVETARGFAARIQVRAGEQTGDAKNLVSLLQLGMHAGDTVTISAEGQDAAAALARLRSVIDGLTAQEKADAQAAAQRRAAPVAGWTPPQAQPAIVGIGASPGLAIGVVHKLAGNDGPVPDAPVPLSDGGALLHDALLRTHQQLQAIEDDTRRRLGAGDAAIFRAQAELLNDTDLITLACQLMVEGHGVAWSWQQAVERMANKLSALGNAVLAGRASDLRDVGRRVLTQIDPSLASGSLEHLPDRPCILLASDLSPSDTAHLDTSRVLGLATALGGPTSHTAILSRTLGLPALVAGGADLLDLDDGATVIVDGNSGRLYLAPSEADLASARAYIEEQRQLREREAEQRNQPAQTQDGHRVEIGANVNLPEQVPMALAQGAESVGLMRTEFLFLERGSTPSEDEQYATYMAMAKALDGRSLIVRALDIGGDKQVAHLNLPREDNPFLGVRGARLLLRRADLLQPQLRALYRAARDGAKLAIMFPMITSAAEIVALRAECERLRAELDAPEVPLGIMIEVPAAAIQADALARHADFFSIGTNDLTQYTLAIDRQNPDLAAEADSLHPAVLRLIRTTVEGAARHGRWVGVCGGLAGDAFGAALLTGLGVHELSMTPNDVPAVKARLRGSRLDALQALAQQALDCESAADVRALDGAGA is encoded by the coding sequence ATGCCCCGCGTGACCCAGACGAATCCCCCCGTATTGGTCGCCAGCGAACTGGTCCGCGTCAACGTCCAGGTCCGCGACAAGGCCGACGCCATCGCCCAGGCCGCGCAGCTGCTGGTCGCCGCCGGTTGCGTGCCGCCGGCCTATGCGGCCAGCATGCTGCGCCGCGAGGCCCTGGCCAACACCTTCCTCGGCCACGGCGTGGCGATCCCGCACTGCACCGGCGAGGACCGTCACCTGGTCCAGCGCGACGGCATCGCGGTGCTGCAGATCCGCGACGGCGTGGAGTGGAATCCCGGCCAGACCACCCATCTGGTGGTCGCCATCGCCGCGCAGTCCGATACCCACATCACCTTGCTGCGGCGCCTGACCCGGCTGATCCAGGACCAGCCGCGGCTGGACGCGCTGTTCGCCAGCGACGACCCGCAGGCGATCGTCGACGCGCTGAGCCAGGATGCGGCCGTCGCGGCGAGCGGCGCCCCGGTCGCCGACCTCGGCGAGCGCTTCGACTGGACCGTCACCTACCCCACCGGCCTGCATGCGCGTCCGGCCACGCGCTGGGTGGAGACCGCGCGCGGTTTCGCGGCCAGGATCCAGGTGCGCGCCGGCGAGCAGACCGGCGATGCCAAGAACCTGGTGTCGCTGCTGCAGCTGGGCATGCATGCCGGCGACACGGTGACCATCTCGGCCGAAGGCCAGGACGCCGCCGCCGCGCTGGCGCGGCTGCGCAGCGTCATCGATGGCCTCACCGCGCAGGAAAAAGCCGATGCGCAGGCGGCCGCGCAGCGCCGTGCCGCGCCGGTCGCCGGCTGGACCCCGCCGCAGGCGCAGCCGGCCATCGTCGGCATCGGCGCCAGCCCCGGCCTGGCGATCGGCGTGGTGCACAAGCTGGCCGGCAACGACGGCCCGGTGCCGGACGCGCCGGTGCCGCTCAGCGACGGCGGCGCGCTGCTGCACGACGCCTTGCTGCGCACCCACCAGCAACTGCAGGCGATCGAGGACGACACCCGGCGCCGGCTCGGTGCCGGCGATGCGGCGATCTTCCGCGCCCAGGCCGAACTGCTCAACGACACCGACCTGATCACCCTGGCCTGCCAGCTGATGGTCGAAGGCCACGGCGTGGCCTGGTCCTGGCAGCAGGCGGTCGAGCGCATGGCCAACAAGCTGTCGGCGCTGGGCAACGCGGTGCTGGCCGGACGCGCCAGCGACCTGCGCGACGTCGGCCGCCGGGTGCTGACCCAGATCGACCCGAGCCTGGCCAGCGGCAGCCTGGAGCACCTGCCCGACCGCCCCTGCATCCTGCTCGCCAGCGACCTGTCGCCGTCGGACACCGCGCACCTGGACACCAGCCGCGTGCTCGGCCTGGCCACCGCGCTGGGCGGGCCGACCTCGCATACCGCGATCCTGTCGCGCACCCTGGGCCTGCCGGCGCTGGTCGCCGGCGGCGCCGACCTGCTCGACCTGGACGACGGCGCCACCGTCATCGTCGACGGCAACAGCGGCCGCCTGTACCTGGCGCCGTCGGAGGCCGACCTGGCCTCGGCCCGCGCCTACATCGAGGAACAGCGCCAGCTGCGCGAGCGCGAGGCCGAGCAGCGCAACCAGCCGGCGCAGACCCAGGACGGCCACCGCGTGGAGATCGGCGCCAACGTCAACCTGCCCGAGCAGGTGCCGATGGCGCTGGCGCAGGGCGCCGAGAGCGTCGGCCTGATGCGCACCGAATTCCTGTTCCTGGAGCGCGGCAGCACGCCGAGCGAGGACGAGCAGTACGCCACCTACATGGCGATGGCCAAGGCGCTGGACGGGCGTTCGCTGATCGTGCGCGCGCTGGACATCGGCGGCGACAAGCAGGTCGCGCACCTGAACCTGCCGCGCGAGGACAACCCGTTCCTCGGCGTGCGCGGCGCGCGCCTGCTGCTGCGCCGCGCCGACCTGCTGCAACCGCAGCTGCGCGCGCTGTACCGCGCGGCCAGGGACGGCGCCAAGCTGGCGATCATGTTCCCGATGATCACCTCGGCGGCGGAGATCGTCGCGCTGCGCGCCGAGTGCGAACGCCTGCGCGCCGAGCTGGACGCGCCGGAAGTGCCGCTGGGGATCATGATCGAAGTGCCGGCGGCGGCGATCCAGGCCGACGCGCTGGCGCGGCATGCCGACTTCTTCTCGATCGGCACCAACGACCTGACCCAGTACACGCTGGCGATCGACCGGCAGAACCCGGACCTGGCCGCCGAGGCCGACAGCCTGCACCCGGCGGTGCTGCGCCTGATCCGCACCACCGTCGAGGGCGCCGCGCGCCACGGGCGCTGGGTCGGCGTGTGCGGCGGCCTGGCCGGCGATGCGTTCGGCGCGGCGCTGCTGACCGGGCTGGGCGTGCACGAGCTGTCGATGACCCCCAACGACGTGCCGGCGGTGAAGGCGCGCCTGCGCGGCAGCCGCCTGGACGCGTTGCAGGCGCTGGCGCAGCAGGCGCTGGACTGCGAAAGCGCGGCCGACGTGCGTGCGCTGGACGGAGCCGGCGCATGA
- a CDS encoding transposase, whose product MSHAPCLLVDVEAELAHWKVLHGEGKLGPQSFSEHARLIKMACDVFLQLPRESNEVRMQRLRQRYDAEHPWPRIAWNDAEAFVLACWARLDGSERRDTQPDPAPVPA is encoded by the coding sequence GTGAGCCACGCTCCGTGCCTGCTCGTGGATGTCGAAGCCGAACTGGCGCATTGGAAGGTGCTGCACGGGGAAGGCAAGCTGGGGCCGCAGTCCTTCAGCGAGCATGCGCGTTTGATCAAGATGGCCTGCGATGTGTTCCTGCAGCTGCCGCGCGAGTCCAACGAGGTGCGCATGCAGCGCCTGCGCCAGCGCTACGACGCCGAACATCCGTGGCCGCGCATCGCCTGGAACGATGCCGAAGCCTTCGTACTGGCCTGCTGGGCCAGGCTCGACGGTTCCGAGCGGCGCGATACCCAGCCCGATCCTGCCCCTGTCCCCGCCTGA
- a CDS encoding LacI family transcriptional regulator, translating to MTVSIHDVARVAGVSTSTVSRALGHGPVSEDVRARVEAAVRETGYRPNLMARRLRSQHSGIVGLIVADIRNPFFTAAIGAVEDVAYRAGMRVILCNTDEDPQREALYLQLMQEERVSGLIFAPTRTTQSQLPKLNFDYPVVLIDRAGKAGVHDSVVLDNAAAMASLIEHLAERGFRRIGGLFGRTSSTAAERRDGYLAAMQAHGLAPSYREVAPSAEAATAEVQAWLAQPKRPEALVASNSLLLMGALKAARGAGLRIPQDLALAGFDNESWTDLVEPGITVIEQPVEDMGRTAMSLLLERLNAPTLPMRKVVLSGRCIVRGSSLR from the coding sequence GTGACGGTCAGCATCCATGACGTGGCGCGGGTGGCCGGGGTGTCGACCTCGACCGTGTCGCGCGCGCTGGGCCACGGTCCGGTCAGCGAGGACGTGCGGGCGCGGGTCGAGGCGGCGGTGCGCGAGACCGGCTACCGGCCCAACCTGATGGCGCGGCGCCTGCGTTCGCAGCATTCGGGGATCGTCGGGCTGATCGTGGCCGACATCCGCAACCCGTTCTTCACCGCGGCGATCGGCGCGGTCGAGGACGTGGCCTACCGCGCCGGGATGCGGGTGATCCTGTGCAACACCGACGAGGATCCGCAGCGCGAGGCGCTGTACCTGCAACTGATGCAGGAAGAACGGGTCAGCGGGCTGATCTTCGCGCCGACCCGCACCACCCAGAGCCAGCTGCCCAAGCTGAATTTCGACTATCCGGTGGTGCTGATCGATCGCGCCGGCAAGGCCGGCGTGCACGACAGCGTGGTGCTGGACAACGCCGCGGCGATGGCGAGCCTGATCGAGCACCTGGCCGAGCGCGGTTTCCGGCGCATCGGCGGGCTGTTCGGCAGGACCAGCAGCACCGCCGCCGAGCGCCGCGACGGCTATCTGGCGGCGATGCAGGCGCACGGCCTGGCGCCGAGCTACCGCGAGGTGGCGCCGAGCGCGGAGGCGGCCACCGCCGAAGTGCAGGCCTGGCTGGCGCAGCCCAAGCGCCCCGAAGCGCTGGTGGCCAGCAACAGCCTGTTGCTGATGGGTGCGCTGAAGGCCGCGCGCGGCGCCGGCCTGCGCATTCCGCAGGATCTGGCGCTGGCCGGGTTCGACAACGAGAGCTGGACCGACCTGGTCGAGCCGGGCATCACCGTGATCGAACAGCCGGTGGAAGACATGGGCCGCACCGCGATGTCGCTGCTGCTGGAGCGGCTGAATGCGCCGACCCTGCCGATGCGCAAGGTGGTGCTGAGCGGGCGCTGCATCGTGCGCGGGTCCAGCCTGCGCTGA
- a CDS encoding FMN-binding glutamate synthase family protein, whose protein sequence is MHRYLAYVASCVLLALSIALCAIWPSWGWGVAAFAVLALLGTWDLLQTRSTLRRNYPILAHFRYGLESVGPEMRQYFLQSDIEEAPFSRQQRALVYQRAKNVMDVVPFGTLRSAYATDYEWINHSLATSEIAHHDFRVTIGAGCAQSYSASVFNISAMSFGALSANAIRALNAGARRGGFYHDTGEGSISPYHRECGGDLVWEIGSGYFGCRDADGRFSEERFVANATLAQVKMIEVKLSQGAKPGHGGVLPAAKVSAEIAATRGVAMGQDCVSPSRHSAFSTPLQLLQFVARLRELSGGKPSGFKLAIGHPWEWFAIAKAMQESGLYPDFIVIDGAEGGTGAAPAEFIDHVGVPMHEALLLVHNTLVGLDIRDRIKLGAAGKITSAFDIARTLALGADWCNAGRGFMFALGCIQSLSCHSDRCPTGIATQDQRRWKHLDPTDKAVRVEHYHANTLRALRELLSAAGLADPSQLGPEHILRRISQVEIRSLASLYRYLEPGELLRTLPDHAVFQEYWADARSDSFQPPARIRSLRDSKSR, encoded by the coding sequence ATGCACCGCTACCTAGCCTATGTCGCCAGCTGCGTGCTGCTGGCGTTGTCCATCGCCCTGTGCGCGATCTGGCCGTCGTGGGGTTGGGGCGTGGCGGCCTTCGCGGTCCTGGCGCTGCTCGGCACCTGGGACCTGCTGCAGACGCGCAGCACGCTGCGCCGCAACTATCCGATCCTGGCCCACTTCCGCTACGGCCTGGAATCGGTCGGCCCGGAGATGCGCCAGTATTTCCTGCAGAGCGACATCGAGGAGGCGCCGTTCTCGCGCCAGCAGCGCGCCCTGGTCTACCAGCGTGCAAAGAACGTCATGGACGTGGTGCCGTTCGGCACCCTGCGCAGCGCCTACGCCACCGACTACGAGTGGATCAACCACTCGCTGGCGACCAGCGAGATCGCGCATCACGATTTCCGCGTCACCATCGGCGCCGGCTGCGCGCAGTCATACTCGGCCAGCGTGTTCAACATCTCGGCGATGAGCTTCGGCGCGCTGTCGGCCAACGCCATCCGCGCGCTCAACGCAGGCGCGCGCCGCGGCGGCTTCTACCACGACACCGGCGAAGGCTCGATCTCGCCGTATCACCGCGAATGCGGCGGCGATCTGGTGTGGGAGATCGGCTCGGGCTACTTCGGCTGCCGCGATGCGGACGGACGCTTCAGCGAGGAGCGCTTCGTCGCCAACGCGACCCTGGCGCAGGTGAAGATGATCGAGGTCAAGCTGTCGCAGGGCGCCAAGCCCGGCCACGGCGGGGTGCTGCCGGCGGCCAAGGTCAGCGCCGAGATCGCCGCCACCCGCGGCGTGGCGATGGGCCAGGACTGCGTGTCGCCGTCGCGGCATTCGGCGTTCTCCACGCCGCTGCAGCTGCTGCAGTTCGTGGCCCGGCTGCGCGAACTGTCCGGCGGCAAGCCGAGCGGCTTCAAGCTGGCGATCGGGCATCCGTGGGAGTGGTTCGCGATCGCCAAGGCGATGCAGGAAAGCGGGCTGTACCCGGATTTCATCGTCATCGACGGCGCCGAGGGCGGCACCGGCGCTGCGCCGGCCGAGTTCATCGACCATGTCGGCGTGCCGATGCACGAGGCGCTGCTGCTGGTGCACAACACCCTGGTCGGGCTGGACATCCGCGACCGGATCAAGCTCGGCGCGGCCGGCAAGATCACCAGCGCGTTCGACATCGCGCGCACCCTGGCGCTGGGCGCGGACTGGTGCAACGCCGGGCGCGGCTTCATGTTCGCGCTGGGCTGCATCCAGTCGCTGAGCTGCCACAGCGACCGCTGCCCGACCGGCATCGCCACCCAGGACCAGCGCCGCTGGAAGCACCTGGATCCCACCGACAAGGCGGTGCGGGTGGAGCACTACCACGCCAACACCCTGCGCGCGCTGCGCGAACTGCTCAGCGCCGCCGGCCTGGCGGATCCGTCGCAACTGGGGCCGGAGCACATCCTGCGGCGCATCTCGCAGGTCGAGATCCGTTCGCTGGCCTCGCTGTACCGCTACCTGGAACCGGGCGAGCTGCTGCGCACGCTGCCCGACCATGCCGTGTTCCAGGAGTACTGGGCCGATGCGCGCAGCGATTCGTTCCAGCCGCCGGCGCGGATCCGCAGCCTGCGCGACAGCAAGTCGCGATGA
- a CDS encoding 1-phosphofructokinase family hexose kinase — protein MSVQAVSVSLNPAIDLTVAIDRLQPGQVHRARSAHAIAGGKGINVAACLADAGVATAALGVLGAGNAHLFETLFATRGIDDRCLRVPGDTRTNLKLVAADSGDTTDINLPGLPLAAAELHAVGARLAGLLRPGLPVVLTGSLPAGLADNSWRVLQAQAAAAGARVLLDTSGAPLREALAAPRAQLPFAIKPNRHELEDWAGTPLRATAELLAATRALLASGIALVVVSLGTDGALFVRGEQALLARPPQLAGGSSVGAGDAMVAGLVAALLAEADLATCARQATAFAVATLGSGAARRLPHDQVDGIAAAVRIESLQ, from the coding sequence ATGAGCGTGCAGGCCGTCAGCGTCAGCCTGAATCCGGCGATCGACCTGACCGTGGCGATCGACCGGCTGCAGCCCGGGCAGGTGCATCGCGCGCGCAGCGCGCACGCCATCGCCGGCGGCAAGGGCATCAACGTCGCCGCCTGCTTGGCCGATGCCGGCGTCGCCACCGCCGCGCTCGGCGTGCTCGGCGCCGGCAACGCGCACCTGTTCGAGACCCTGTTCGCCACCCGCGGCATCGACGACCGCTGCCTGCGCGTGCCCGGCGACACCCGCACCAATCTCAAGCTGGTCGCCGCCGACAGCGGCGACACCACCGACATCAACCTGCCCGGCCTGCCGCTGGCCGCGGCCGAACTGCACGCGGTCGGCGCGCGCCTGGCCGGGCTGCTGCGTCCGGGCCTGCCGGTGGTGCTGACCGGCAGCCTGCCGGCCGGCCTGGCCGACAACAGCTGGCGCGTGCTGCAGGCGCAGGCCGCCGCCGCCGGCGCACGGGTGCTGCTGGACACCAGCGGCGCGCCGCTGCGCGAAGCGCTGGCCGCGCCGCGCGCGCAGCTGCCGTTCGCGATCAAGCCCAATCGCCACGAACTGGAAGACTGGGCCGGCACGCCGTTGCGCGCGACCGCCGAACTATTGGCGGCCACCCGTGCGTTGCTGGCCAGCGGCATCGCCCTGGTCGTGGTGTCGCTGGGCACCGACGGCGCGCTGTTCGTGCGCGGCGAGCAGGCGCTGCTGGCGCGCCCGCCGCAGCTGGCCGGCGGCAGCAGCGTCGGCGCCGGCGATGCGATGGTCGCCGGCCTGGTCGCGGCGCTGCTGGCCGAGGCCGACCTGGCCACCTGCGCGCGCCAGGCCACCGCCTTCGCCGTGGCCACGCTCGGCAGCGGCGCCGCGCGCCGGCTGCCGCACGACCAGGTCGACGGCATCGCTGCCGCGGTCCGCATCGAGTCGCTGCAATGA
- a CDS encoding GNAT family N-acetyltransferase yields the protein MSAAAPPPGAVALRAARHADIAAMWALRTRCVRQVCSTHYPPEVIAAWAAAPAPATYPQLIASGGAVLAEDAGGRLLGVGVADLAGSEIDGLFVDPDVRGSGLGRRLLQALEAKLVPGARIHLAAALNAVAFYRAQGYAVLQQGSYAHPSGIALACVYMEKHPAQAQAGMPQAAV from the coding sequence ATGAGTGCCGCCGCGCCTCCGCCGGGCGCCGTCGCCTTGCGCGCGGCGCGGCACGCCGACATCGCCGCGATGTGGGCGCTGCGCACCCGCTGCGTGCGCCAGGTGTGCAGCACGCACTATCCGCCCGAGGTGATCGCGGCCTGGGCGGCGGCGCCGGCGCCGGCGACGTATCCGCAGCTGATCGCCAGCGGCGGCGCGGTGCTCGCCGAGGACGCCGGCGGGCGCCTGCTCGGCGTCGGCGTGGCCGATCTGGCCGGCAGCGAGATCGATGGCCTGTTCGTCGATCCCGACGTGCGCGGCAGCGGACTGGGGCGACGCCTGCTGCAGGCGCTCGAAGCCAAGCTGGTGCCCGGCGCGCGCATCCACCTGGCCGCCGCACTCAACGCGGTCGCGTTCTATCGGGCCCAGGGCTACGCGGTGCTGCAGCAGGGCAGCTATGCGCATCCCAGCGGCATCGCGCTGGCCTGCGTGTACATGGAAAAGCACCCCGCACAGGCGCAGGCAGGCATGCCGCAAGCCGCCGTCTAG
- a CDS encoding nucleotide sugar dehydrogenase yields the protein MPVDIVFDPAQLRIAVIGLGYVGLPLAVAFGARYDTLGYDIDAQRVAQLRDGHDQTLEMEPDELRAGVHLRYSDDAAALRDRNVYIVTVPTPIDAYEQPDLQPLRQASELLAGVLKRGDLVIYESTVYPGTTEEVCVPLLEQGSGLRFNEDFHCGYSPERVNPGDRQRRLADIRKITSGSSAAAADAVDALYASIITAGTWRAPSIRVAEAAKVVENIQRDVNIALVNELALIFDRLGIDTRDVLEAAGTKWNFLPFRPGLVGGHCIGVDPYYLLHKSESMGYHPDLIHTARQVNNRVGAHVAARVQALLADKGVAMAAATILVLGVTFKENCPDLRNSRALELVQALAASGARVDACDPWAEPQLAREHGGVELLPAPVAGRYDAVVLAVAHDEYRGFDAARIRALGTPNLVVYDVKSVWPREAVDDRL from the coding sequence ATGCCCGTCGATATCGTGTTCGATCCCGCGCAACTGCGCATCGCCGTCATCGGCCTGGGCTATGTCGGCCTGCCGCTGGCGGTGGCGTTCGGCGCGCGCTACGACACGCTCGGCTACGACATCGACGCGCAGCGCGTGGCGCAGCTGCGCGACGGCCACGACCAGACCCTGGAAATGGAACCGGACGAACTGCGTGCCGGCGTGCACCTGCGCTACAGCGACGATGCCGCCGCGCTGCGCGACCGCAACGTCTACATCGTTACCGTGCCGACCCCGATCGACGCCTACGAGCAGCCCGACCTGCAGCCGCTGCGCCAGGCCAGCGAACTGCTCGCCGGCGTGCTCAAGCGCGGCGACCTGGTGATCTACGAATCCACGGTGTATCCGGGCACCACCGAAGAGGTGTGCGTGCCGCTGCTGGAACAAGGCTCGGGCCTGCGTTTCAACGAGGACTTCCACTGCGGCTACAGCCCGGAGCGGGTCAACCCGGGCGACCGCCAGCGGCGCCTGGCCGACATCCGCAAGATCACCTCCGGCTCCAGCGCCGCGGCTGCCGATGCGGTCGATGCGCTGTACGCGAGCATCATCACCGCCGGTACCTGGCGCGCGCCGTCGATCCGTGTGGCCGAGGCGGCGAAGGTGGTGGAGAACATCCAGCGCGACGTGAACATCGCCCTGGTCAACGAACTGGCGCTGATCTTCGACCGCCTCGGCATCGATACCCGGGACGTGCTGGAAGCGGCCGGCACCAAATGGAACTTCCTGCCGTTCCGCCCCGGGCTGGTCGGCGGCCACTGCATCGGCGTGGATCCGTACTACCTGCTGCACAAGTCCGAGAGCATGGGCTACCACCCGGACCTGATCCACACTGCGCGCCAGGTCAACAACCGGGTCGGCGCGCATGTCGCCGCGCGGGTGCAGGCGCTGCTGGCGGACAAGGGCGTGGCCATGGCCGCGGCCACGATCCTGGTGCTCGGCGTCACCTTCAAGGAGAACTGCCCGGACCTGCGCAACAGCCGCGCGCTGGAGCTGGTGCAGGCGCTGGCCGCCAGCGGCGCGCGGGTCGATGCCTGCGACCCGTGGGCCGAGCCGCAGCTGGCGCGCGAACATGGCGGGGTGGAACTGCTGCCGGCACCGGTCGCCGGCCGCTACGACGCGGTGGTGCTGGCGGTGGCGCACGACGAATACCGCGGTTTCGATGCCGCGCGGATCCGCGCGCTGGGCACGCCGAACCTGGTGGTCTACGACGTGAAATCGGTGTGGCCGCGCGAGGCGGTGGACGACCGGCTGTAA